Proteins encoded together in one Hemiscyllium ocellatum isolate sHemOce1 chromosome 31, sHemOce1.pat.X.cur, whole genome shotgun sequence window:
- the LOC132830368 gene encoding RNA-binding protein FUS-like isoform X2, whose product MNSSPSSTGYRQGGHSYGSESSHNTYGQQPSYGNYGQHSDSPSSYGSKSETQYSTQQSQSSYSHSTSYHPPHDNYGQQSSGDDYEHDRPGRSKFSDDNRNFGRPQGNGGRGRGGYGHGGFDCDGRGGRGRMGGGDRGGFNNFGGSRDRGQGPNPASDDNSDNNTIFVQGLGDDVTTEQVADFFKQIGVIKINKKTGNAMINLYTDKVTGKLKGEATVSFDDPPSAKAAIDWFDGKDFHGNIIKVSFATRRSEFVRGGRGGRGGQMGRGRGFQGGGGPRGEDWTCPNPSCGNVNFAWRNECNQCKTPRSDGGEHHGRGGFRGRGGFRGGRGGDRGFGSGKMGGGRSDHRSDRRDRPY is encoded by the exons ATGAACTCATCTCCGTCGTCAACAGGCTATCGACAGGGTGGACACAGCTATGGGAGTgagagctcccacaatacttaTGGACAGCAACCGTCGTATGGAAATTACGGGCAGCATTCAGATTCCCCTAGCAG CTATGGCTCAAAGTCTGAGACACAATATAGTACCCAGCAAAGCCAATCAAGTTACAGCCACTCAACTTCGTATCATCCACCTCATGACAATTATGGTCAACAGAGCTCAGGAG ATGACTATGAGCACGATAGGCCTGGCAGGAGTAAATTCAGTGATGACAACCGGAACTTTGGCAGACCGCAGGGTAATGGAGGTAGAGGTCGTGGAGGATATGGTCATGGTGGCTTTGACTGTGATGGTAGAGGGGGACGTGGTAGAATGGG TGGTGGTGATCGTGGTGGCTTCAATAATTTTGGTG GCTCGAGAGATCGTGGGCAAGGGCCTAATCCCG CTTCTGACGACAACTCTGATAACAACACCATTTTTGTCCAGGGTCTTGGAGATGATGTGACAACTGAACAAGTTGCTGATTTCTTTAAACAGATCGGTGTGATTAAG ATAAATAAGAAAACTGGAAATGCCATGATCAACCTCTATACTGACAAAGTTACAGGCAAACTAAAAGGTGAAGCAACAGTGTCTTTTGATGACCCGCCATCAGCAAAAGCTGCAATTGATTGGTTTGATG GAAAGGATTTCCATGGAAACATAATAAAAGTTTCCTTCGCGACTAGACGATCAGAGTTTGTACGAGGTGGTAGAGGTGGTCGTGGAG GTCAGATGGGCAGAGGTCGTGGCTTTCAAGGTGGTGGTGGTCCAAGAGGTGAAGATTGGACTTGCCCAAATCC ATCATGTGGTAATGTCAACTTTGCTTGGAGAAATGAATGTAACCAGTGCAAAACTCCTAGATCTGATGGTGGTG AACATCATGGAAGAGGTGGCTTTAGAGGTCGTGGTGGATTCCGTGGTGGCAGAGGTGGAGATCGTGGCTTCGGCTCTGGTAAAATGGGAGGCGGAAG AAGTGATCACAGATCAGATCGACGTGACAGGCCTTACTGA
- the rhbdd2 gene encoding rhomboid domain-containing protein 2 isoform X3 produces MAERSEVQSANAPGHHPHRGQHQQTPPPSLVRMVKSVIPVLPCTTVSTVLLGWIMFYLTCRYKMFNEHTFTLGHFTSRLQVYKLLSYVFIHKSMSSLVCNVLMLWYFGGAMEKNVGTVKYAYLTLLFTVLTGIIYTFIGSMMFGLHNLKEIQGFTTLAFACVGMSVFLSPMKHIVFITTIKLIYLPFILLAIAIFIPGSSIIGNVCGLGAGIAYVYGRRFFPFLDLHEMTAASMERNFPFTYLKDIPGITFYSALWEVRNVEITDRWFARWE; encoded by the exons ATGGCGGAGAGGAGCGAGGTGCAGTCTGCCAATGCTCCCGGCCACCACCCCCACCGCGGGCAGCATCAGCAGACGCCACCGCCCAGCCTGGTGCGGATGGTGAAGTCGGTGATCCCCGTGCTGCCCTGCACCACTGTCTCCACAGTCCTGCTCGGATGGATCATGTTCTACCTGACCTGCAGGTACAAGATGTTCAATGAGCACACCTTCACCCTGGGGCACTTCACCAGCCGCCTGCAAG TGTACAAGTTACTTAGTTATGTGTTCATCCATAAGAGTATGAGCTCGCTGGTGTGCAACGTTCTTATGCTATGGTATTTCGGTGGTGCTATGGAGAAGAACGTCGGAACAGTAAAGTACGCATACCTCACTCTCCTGTTTACAGTTCTGACTGGAATCATCTATACCTTCATTGGTTCAATGATGTTTGGACTGCATAACCTAAAAGAAATTCAGGGATTTACTACACTCGCATTTGCCTGTGTGGGGATGTCTGTATTTCTGTCCCCTATGAAGCACATTGTCTTTATAACAACTATTAAATTGATTTACCTCCCATTCATTTTACTCGCCATTGCAATTTTCATTCCGGGATCATCGATCATAGGCAACGTTtgtggattgggagcaggaaTTGCAT ATGTTTACGGTCGGCGGTTCTTTCCTTTTCTGGATTTGCACGAGATGACAGCTGCATCTATGGAAAGGAATTTTCCTTTTACTTATCTGAAGGATATACCAGGGATCACATTTTATTCTGCCTTATGGGAGGTGAGAAATGTCGAAATAACAGACAG
- the LOC132830368 gene encoding TATA-binding protein-associated factor 2N-like isoform X1, which translates to MSDYGNYSQPGAQAQSYGAYGAQSSQSYGHASQGYGGYEQSGTSGYGQSQSGYGSSYGQGQGQGQSGMNSSPSSTGYRQGGHSYGSESSHNTYGQQPSYGNYGQHSDSPSSYGSKSETQYSTQQSQSSYSHSTSYHPPHDNYGQQSSGDDYEHDRPGRSKFSDDNRNFGRPQGNGGRGRGGYGHGGFDCDGRGGRGRMGGGDRGGFNNFGGSRDRGQGPNPASDDNSDNNTIFVQGLGDDVTTEQVADFFKQIGVIKINKKTGNAMINLYTDKVTGKLKGEATVSFDDPPSAKAAIDWFDGKDFHGNIIKVSFATRRSEFVRGGRGGRGGQMGRGRGFQGGGGPRGEDWTCPNPSCGNVNFAWRNECNQCKTPRSDGGEHHGRGGFRGRGGFRGGRGGDRGFGSGKMGGGRSDHRSDRRDRPY; encoded by the exons ATGTCCG attatggaaatTACAGTCAGCCTGGAGCTCAAGCACAAAG CTATGGAGCCTATGGTGCCCAATCAAGCCAAAGTTATGGGCATGCTTCGCAG GGTTATGGTGGATATGAGCAATCTGGTACTTCTGGATATGGACAAAGCCAAAGTGGGTATGGTTCAAGTTATGGACAAggacaaggacaaggacagtCAG GGATGAACTCATCTCCGTCGTCAACAGGCTATCGACAGGGTGGACACAGCTATGGGAGTgagagctcccacaatacttaTGGACAGCAACCGTCGTATGGAAATTACGGGCAGCATTCAGATTCCCCTAGCAG CTATGGCTCAAAGTCTGAGACACAATATAGTACCCAGCAAAGCCAATCAAGTTACAGCCACTCAACTTCGTATCATCCACCTCATGACAATTATGGTCAACAGAGCTCAGGAG ATGACTATGAGCACGATAGGCCTGGCAGGAGTAAATTCAGTGATGACAACCGGAACTTTGGCAGACCGCAGGGTAATGGAGGTAGAGGTCGTGGAGGATATGGTCATGGTGGCTTTGACTGTGATGGTAGAGGGGGACGTGGTAGAATGGG TGGTGGTGATCGTGGTGGCTTCAATAATTTTGGTG GCTCGAGAGATCGTGGGCAAGGGCCTAATCCCG CTTCTGACGACAACTCTGATAACAACACCATTTTTGTCCAGGGTCTTGGAGATGATGTGACAACTGAACAAGTTGCTGATTTCTTTAAACAGATCGGTGTGATTAAG ATAAATAAGAAAACTGGAAATGCCATGATCAACCTCTATACTGACAAAGTTACAGGCAAACTAAAAGGTGAAGCAACAGTGTCTTTTGATGACCCGCCATCAGCAAAAGCTGCAATTGATTGGTTTGATG GAAAGGATTTCCATGGAAACATAATAAAAGTTTCCTTCGCGACTAGACGATCAGAGTTTGTACGAGGTGGTAGAGGTGGTCGTGGAG GTCAGATGGGCAGAGGTCGTGGCTTTCAAGGTGGTGGTGGTCCAAGAGGTGAAGATTGGACTTGCCCAAATCC ATCATGTGGTAATGTCAACTTTGCTTGGAGAAATGAATGTAACCAGTGCAAAACTCCTAGATCTGATGGTGGTG AACATCATGGAAGAGGTGGCTTTAGAGGTCGTGGTGGATTCCGTGGTGGCAGAGGTGGAGATCGTGGCTTCGGCTCTGGTAAAATGGGAGGCGGAAG AAGTGATCACAGATCAGATCGACGTGACAGGCCTTACTGA